The Sphaerodactylus townsendi isolate TG3544 unplaced genomic scaffold, MPM_Stown_v2.3 scaffold_202, whole genome shotgun sequence DNA segment TTAATGGCGGatatcatctacttattttaattgtggaagatcactgctgctagtgttttaatgtttaatttattgttttattgttttaactatttttgtattcaaatgttgattgttttgtgaaccgccctgagccctttgggggtagggcagtctattaaattttaagaataagaataagaataagaataagaataagaataagaataagaagcagcagcagcagcagcagcaacaacaacgccgatacattacaacttcctaggcctctgggtgaggctcgaattgtaatgaaggccaacaaccagctaaagatctggcaactgtgaaatctacaataataataataaagttctgCCTCAAagtgcagtggagtctccttctttggagatttttaaagagaggctggatggccatctgccaggagtgctttgattgtgtgctcctgcgtggcagggggttgggctggatggccctgggtgggctcttccaactctattattctatgacTCTATAATCATCTGGTTTTTCTAGTGTGGATAAGACAATTCATTTGGCATTGATTGCTATAATGCAACAGAAGGGAAACACCCAACCATTTGTGGATCCAGCTCATGCCAACCCTTAGGTGACCCCTTAGACAGAAACCGTGCAATCCTCTGTAGAGTTCCGCATGCCTAAGTCCACCGGGGATGCTTAGAAGAGGGTAACTTCATTTGGGCTTGCCCTGCAGCTTCTTATTGTGTGAGCTTTGGCAGGCAAAACCTTATTCCATGGGATCTTGGCAGTACAGAGAGGCCATTCATTAAGTAGCTCCTGGTGATGTGACAGAAGTTCATAAAATTGTGTGATGCAGAGTCAGTggaaagagagattttttttctcccacacccACAAATTCCTAATCACAGGGACACCTAAGAAAGTTGATGATAGCAGCTGCTAGAGAGGCAGAAGATGGACTTCACACAAGGCATAATGAACCTAGTTTGGATGGCTGTCAGAGACCACCGCATGGAGGACAGGCCCATCGGTGGCTATTAGAGGAGAGGCCATGGCTCTCTGGGAGAGCACCTATCAGCTCTGAATGAAGAAGGTTCCGGATTCAATATCCAACAcctcctgttaaaaggatcaggaaagAATTCTCCTTGAGACACTGGAAAACTGCCGCCAGTCAGGACTGATAAATCAGTGGTTGGACTGAATGCATGTCGGCAGCTCCATGTGTGTCCATGAAACACGATGACTGGAGGGAACCCCTGAATGTACCCCTGAATACAATGACAATGAGCAAGCCTTTTGCTATTGTTCCCTGTTTGTAGGTTTTGTGAGGCTAGAAGGTCCAGCAGAGAGGTTCTTAGATCAGTGTTTACATGAGAATAACTCTGCTGGGTGAGTGTTTCTCAAGTGCCATGCATTTCCCCTCTCACAAAGACTTCCCACAAAGAAACAGTGCATGCAAGCCATGGGGGAACAATGCCTTTGTCCTGATGACAAAATGGAGTGTCAAAGTGTCCCATTGTGTCAACCATCAGTCACCTGCAAATTGGACCACTGGATTCTCCCAATGCACCTGGGGGCGTTCCTCCACGCTTGCCTGGTTGCAAAGTTAAGCTCCTCCACAGTCAGCTGGTAGGTCCCTGTTGTTTTGATCTCCTTGGTGACGGCTTCCAAGCGAGACAGGTGCTCCTTTCTTTGCGGCCTGCGGACAAAGGAAACAGCTACAAACGAGCAATGTCCGACAAGCTAGGCTGATGTCATTCCCAGAGACAATGGCAAAAACAGAGTCAGAATCAAGAGGATGCTCAGATATGGTGGTTGATGCAGTAACAGATAGACCTTGGGTTTCCTTCAGAAGGGCTTTTGTGCTGCTGCTGATGGTGGTGCTGGAAAATGCTTTCAAGGTTAGAGGAAAACAGAGATGATTTGCAGTGACCTGCCTCCATGTGGCAACCCTGGACtaccttggtggtttcccatccaagtactgaccagggccagctctgcttagcttctgagatctgatgagatcaagctagcctgtaGTAGGCCCAGCAAAATGAATGAGGCAGTGGATTCAGTCGTGCTGGTCATTTACAGGAGAATGTGCTCATTAGTTGttcttgacattttaaaaaggggcCATTTCCAGTAGAGCCACCGTCATTAAGAACTACATTGTGCCTTAGATCAGCAGTCCGTTTGGATCAGTATTACAGGTATTTCATAAGGGAGAACCTAATGTGAAATTGCTGCATTAGAATTCATTAAGACGGTAAGTTGTCCATTTACCCCACTACACAAGTCTTAACAGGCACAAGGGATGCTTCACTCACTATTTTTTTCCCGCCAAGTCatggctgatttatggtgaccccctggtggagtttacaaggcaagaggcagtcagaggtggtttgccattgcttgcctctgcaacACAATCCTAGCATCCCTTCGGCTGCTCATCGAAATACTAACTGGGGTCCAAAGTttctgtgatctgacaagatcaggatagtCTGGGGCTATCTGGGTTGGGGCACTCACTACAGGGGCTAATAGTTAGCATGCCTTCAAGTACATGTATTTGTAATCACTATTTGTAATTGTAATTACTATTGTGGTATTTTAGGCGTTAGTTGTAAGTAGTTAGTTTGTTAGCCTGGTTGTACACCAGGGTTAGataggctagggcaggggtagggaacctgcggctctccagatgttcaggaactacaattcccatcagcccctaccatgctgacagaggctgatgggaattgtagttcctgaacatctggagagccgcaggttccctacccctgggctagggctAGATAGGTTTTTAGATAGAGGGAAGTGGCATAgccatgggggcaccaactttggggctggggatccctgtgttaatgggatggggtagatactgcggtaggcggcggccatatgatagaagacgtacAAGATATAGTTATGCTCGcacgccttctgacctccgacctatcccagaAACGATGggggttgggatcagggacactctgtttcgtccttggtgttaattaatgccaggtccatcaacaataagaccacggtgctccgagattttctcggtgcccagcaggtggacctggcaggtgtcaccgaaacctgggtgcgcgaaggtgagaccgtcgccttgggcgaagtcacGCCCGcgggtttcgcgtgtcttcaccgatcacgaacacagggccggggggtggggtggcattgttcatccgtgagtctatcccctttagggcagtccccgtcccggaggtcactggcatggagtgtgtcggcctggagtggttgaccttggagagggtggctgttctcctggtgtaccggtcgcctagcgcactgcGAGACAGCCTGTcgcggctgctagaggtggtgtcggactgggcattgcggttccccagacttattgtcttgggtgacttcaacgtccatgtcgacgccgcctcatgtatggtggccgcggacctagtgtcatccatggcgacgctatgcctctccttaataaactttggccccactcatgaggccgggcacacgctggaatTGATCTTCGGATCGGGGAtaaacttggtcgtatcctctactgacagagtgccatggtccgaccattatgccttgaaggtccgggtggacttgccgcaacccccccgtctaggcgacgggctgatttgtgcccgcccgcggagacttatggatccacttggtttcctgaatgctcttcaggaccctgaacccgccggcacactcgatgagcaggtggaggactggaatgcccggctctccaACGCCATCGACAGTTGCCTCCCGGCGCCCTCTACGCTTCCGCTTTCGACGCTGGCTCCGCGGGCCACGGAGGAGCGCGGCCAGATGAAACGGGGTCTTAGACGCATCGAGCGAAAGCATGGAGGAAATCTCACGATGAAGCTGcgccaacatcttataggatgtttatgaaaagTTTGCGAGATGATGACGTAATGGCGAGGCGaagagggttttttccttctCCTCGCTGGCCCCGCTAGCTCCCACCCGGCTCACAACTGTCCCACATACTTTGGTCATTGACCTTCCTGTCAGAGAGGTCATCCCATtcccaattggatattagctgtgaggcctttTACGAGCTTTTTATGATAAGGTTGCGCCACTCCGCCACTAATCTTCCACCTACTTTTGCATACAATTAGtggaactggagactccctttgccatcttctttcaggcccttgtttggcccagttttccctgcgtTCATTAGCTGCTGTCGGCTgcggaccttagctgctgttagacctactacctgtcctctggatccaggCCTATCTTGGTTTGTAGAAAGCCTGCCGAGCCGGAGTCAatggccccatctgttgagtatcatctcacaactcccttgagcaaggagttttccgggatgggctgaaggaggcagtggtccacccactcttaaaaagaccatcattagatcctggcttatctggccaattaccacctcGCCTCGTAgcccttttgtttctggggaaggtaattgagagagtgggtgctggagcagcttccaaggtttcctggatgacgtgattggcttttgaccccttccagtctggcttccgtgcaaGGCATGGGATAAGATCTGTTCTCGTCGCCGCCACAGGATACGCTCCGGTGACAGCTTGACCAGGgtggatcgggcgctgctggctttgttagatcttaccacagcgctGATGTGGCTTccatcatgaccttttgacccaccgcctggctgcctctggagtgcgaggcactgtcctttaatggattgcctcatttctccgggggcggaatcagcaagtgaggtgcggggatgaggcctcccggaagtgcccgcttcattgcggcgCACTCTTAGGGGCATTATTATCCTCGCCAAGttattttaatatctacatgtgacCTCTTGCTCAGCTTAGTACGGAGTTTTGgggctgtcttgtcatcagtatgcggatgacactcagcctaTTCTGCTGGATGGAGGGGGGTActgccaccgcccctgcagctctacagcattgcttggaggcggtcgctggttggttgcaacagagcaggttaaaactgaatccatcgaagtcggagatcctctggctggccgctgcaggggggagaggggggggatgtttcagccgccagtgtgggagagggtcacattggcaccaTCATTCACAGTACGCATATCTccggggggtccacctggattcgtctctttcaatggagacccaggtggctccatataacccgggttgctttttttcctccttcgcCAGTCTCGGGCGGTTACCCCCTTTCTtccccagaccgacctggccacagtgatccatgcaacagtcatctccagatcagactattgtaactcgcttcacgcTGACCTTCTTTGGCGCtttgattcggaagctaaaactggttcaaaatgcataTGCGCTTCTGCTCATTAGGTAGTGCCACTCtgggatcatattcagcctgcaAGGCGCCGGCTGTGACAAGCTCCCAGCTGAGTTCCGGATCATatattcaaagtgctggtgctgacctttgaaggccttacgctgcctgggactctTCAGATCTTTGGGAACGCATCACCCCCCATGTCCCaacacggcctcttcgctcagcagaggctaatctaCTGGTGGGTCCCCAGCCTTCCTCGAGCGATACGGGTTGGTTCtttccacgcgggccagggcctttacagccctggccccagcctggtggaacactcttccaccagctgtccgagcCCTGAGGGACCTTacggaattccgcagggcctgtaagacggagttgttccgccaggccttcagaggtaccagccgttgatggtgccccccctcccatggcctttACACCTGTGCCTTtgtcatcttgggatttgctgcccttccctccttGACAGAGGGTTTGAAAATGAGATTGTCAGacgccattttacaaattaattttagtcattatatttagtctctcatttttactgctgcttttaaaggttttagctgttttgaCTTGTACACCATggttattatgttgtacaccgcccagagcccttaggggatggggcggtctagaaatctgaaaaataaataaaataaataaagtaacttCCAATTGCATCTGATGATCATCtattagattttatgttaatCCTACTCTATCTGGAAACAGCCAATACTGGTCCATTCCCACTCTGAATGAACTAATTCCTCCTACTATTAGATCTTGTTTTAACCACCCCCTCTTTGTGACATTTGTCCCCCGACATTTCTTTTGTGAATACAAAAACCCCAGCCTAAAGGCTCTGAGCTCCCGTCCATTTATTGGTGTGTTCTGAATcaagaaagcaaaataaaggcCATGTAGTCCAAAGtagtcctgcagcagcagcaatatttgATCACCTTCTCAAAAGGATTCCCCCTCCCTAAAAAATGCCTTCCAAGCAATTCTGCAGCAAAAACCAGCCATACAatatcctgagcagagttattccagtctgagCCTCCTGAAGTccgtgggtttagactggagcaaGGTTGCTTCTGGGTGAATGTTTTGCTCATCTTTTGGCTCCTGAACTGGAGATGCCTTTCTacgggcatttccccactcaccaggatctcccctatgccgcgcactgctctcagcgcgcggcatccctggcgttcgcccgggtgtccccacaaccgcggggtcatcaaaaggcaccgtttacaagagcgccagggatgccgcgcgctgagggggagcggcagcgtcggggcagctgtgctgtcgccgcccctgtcgtggggagtgccgggggaccccgcgctactctcctcaagtagcgcggggcttaaggtaagtggggaaaggccctacgaGTATCCACATGATAATATCACCTTCCAAATTCTCCCGTTTTGCACCATTCTTTAAAAATGACTTTACTTATGATATTTCTGGGAAGACTAATTGTTCAGTTAGGTTTCATCATAGCATGTGAACCTGCAGGCACAGATTTTCCAGATTTCTCCCTGCAGTGGAATGACTGTACTTGTCATATCTCACTTCTCTGCTACTGGAGGTCTtttgccagcttttaaaaaacactgataCTGGCTTTAATGTTATACAGCTATGGCAACTatggtgtttttttaataccTCTGTTGGCAAAGGGGtggtagcagaggtgggatccagcaggttctcacaggttcccgagagtaggttactaattatttgtgtgtgccgagagggggttactaattgatgattttgccacgtgatttttgccttagttacgcccctcctctcagcagtagcatgcagaacttgaagcagtctagcaggaggtgcaccgacgtgcgtggcagcctgtgcctgcatgcattcgtttcctgcccaaggactggcgcagcggctgcgtccttgccacagccccgcccaggaatgccccgcccccagaatgcctggccacgcccccatcgttccccgcccagccccattggcgctacaccacagtttgaatcccaccaccatgggaacctgttactaaatttttagGATCCCACTGCTGGGTGGTAGCAATTTCTAGAGGGTAACTGAAAAAAAGTGTGGTGGAAAGTCCAGCAATTGCAGTGACCATCAATGCATATCAAAAAATCTTTGCCATGTGAAAACAACCTAAATCTCTGTAGGACCGTATTGTTGGAATTGGTGTTCCCTGCCAAAAAAAGGAGGGCTGTAAAATGCCTGATTACCTTGACTAGATGCGGAAGACAAAATAAAATCTCAAGACCTAATTCTTGTGACACAGATAACCGAAGTTGTTTCGGTTGCAGCTGGTTGGATTAGCAAGAGTCTGCAAGAGTCTGAATGTTCTGAGGTCAAAGGAGGTGCTTCGGCAGCAGGAGAGCTTAAGACCAAGAGAGCTACGTCTCCAACACActccagaccagtggttctcagccttccaaatcccgcgaccctttaatacagttcctcatgttgtggtgacctccaaccctaagtcatttatccattttacaggtggagaacactgatgcagagagtcttaggcgacccctgtgaaagggttgttccacccccaaaggggtcctgacccacaggttgagaaccactgctccagacgGTATCCAGACTTTACTCCAACAAAATGTCTGACCTTTACTGCAAGGAGTGTACACCTTGGGTTTGATGCTGTTGGGAAGTGGGCTTTCCCCGGCCCTCAGATCATATTGTTGCTTTCATACACCTCCTggttccccacccctccagctcTACTCTGATCAATTTTGCTTCAGCATTTTGGGTAAGAAAGTCTGGATAGCTGCTATGTAGGCAAAAGGTTTGTATTTTCCcaataccacccccaccccaccctgtagCCATTTTCCCTGCCACAGTTTTGTGCAATTTCACCCCTTGCCAGCAGgggatatatatttatttttttctggatgGCAACTGAATACTGTCTTAACATAAGAACAGTGTTCTCTGAATTCacaatgttaattttttaaaaataagtgtttaGGCTCTTTCATTCATAAGATATGCCTTCTCCCtgtatctaagaacataagaacataagaactagcctgctggatcagaccagagtccatctagtccagcactctgctactcgcagtggcccaccaggtgcctttgggagctcacaggcaggaggtgaaagcaatggccttctgctgcttctgctcctcctgagcacctggtctgctgaggcatttctAATTTCacattaaggaggatcaagattggtagccatagatcgactctcctccataaatctgtccaagccctttttaaagctatccaggtcagtggccatcaccacctcctgtggcagcatattccaaacaccaatcacatgttgcgtgaagaaacatttccttttattagtcctaattctctcccccccagcattttcaatggatgccccctggttctaatattgtgagagagagaaatttctctctgtcgacattttctaccccatgcataattttatagacgtctcctctccaaacgaaggtgtcccaaacgctgcagcctctcctcataaggaaggtgctccagtccctcaatcatcctcgttgcccttctctgcactttttctatctcttcgatatccttttggagatgcggcgaccagaactgaacacaggactccaagtgtggtcgcaccacggctttatataagggcatgacaatccttgcagtgcAACAAAAAGGGCTAGAGTTGACTTACTTTTTTACCAAAAGGGAGAAATTGCAAGAActtaaaaagaactgaaaaagccTCAGGGATGTAGGGCAGAGGGTGGCAGCTaccaagaaaagggggagggagaaaaatacagggaCACCTGGTCTGTAGAAGCCCCGTTGCCATGGGACTGAATCAAGAACCAACAGGGACACCTCCTATGCCTTCCCCCATGCAGAAAATACCTTTGTAAGGATTAAATATTCCTTATCTCAGAAGCATCCTGATTCAGCAAAGGCaaagagaggagtagcagcagaagaagacttggccaggaagagcagagtgagctgctggtgttcattttggagggcttttctcaaagccacagcttttaaaacagtgtattttaacaggggttatctctttttctccttgtaaggctcctgtgagctaaggctgctgaatctggaaggtggggcttaacaggggttaacagagtttatctcttgttcctctttgtcctgggctcctgagaggtggggctttagttcagtctctggaaccagcagagaggagtagcagcagaaaaaaagattcCCACACAGGAAGAGCAGAGAGTGagctgctggtgttcattttgagggcttttctcagccacagcttttaaaacaaaatgcattttaacAGGGgcattcttttttctctccttgtaaggctcctgtgagctaaggctgctgaatctggaaggtggggcttaacaggggttaacagagttcatctcttgttcctctttgtcctgagaggtggggcttttgtcctgagaggtggggctttagttcagtctctggaaccggcagagaggagtagcagcagaagaagacttggccaggaagagcagagtgacctgctggtgttcattttagagggcttttctcaaagccacagacacagctttctcaaagccacagcctaacggcgcgcgcaatttaaattttattttttatttttttgtttttttaaattactaaggacatatttgacagatagtacgtgcagatagctccaggggggcactgactaaaagcttaatatttaaatatctaaacaaatcagatatgaaggcagaaagccagcagggggatgggggctttccagtgttttgcactgagtgtcacatgtatgactatttCGCCACTatacagaagtcgtgggtgtgccctcaaagcaatgagctcctggcactcaaggaacgtagcgctctcttgaagccaaggtggcagacctaagagcgaagctgaaagaggcagagagggtgacacaGACtgagggctttcagggacctaacagccaacCTACttccaaggtgacatctcttcaggtgtcatggagaatgaaggtcctGGGGACAGAGAGTGTCagtcgggggagggggaagatgcgCCCTtggatgggatcccttccttaactgggtGGTGATCAGCTAATCCTtcctcgcactgaggatacccttcGGGGAGGTGTGGGaactccttgtagtgggtgattcgatcattagaaatgtagagagctGGGtgtgtgagaggcgtgatgaccgcgatggtgacacCCACCTAGccaaggttgcggatgtcacgcttcgtctagataggcttttagacagtgctggggtggagtccacagttgtggtccacattggcaccaacaacgacattgggaaatgtagtcaggaggttctggaagctaaacttaggctgctaggaaaaaggttgaagtccaggactctTGCTgcggtggcattctcagaaatgctacctgctCCACGCAAGAGGGCGAAAGCTAGGCAAgctgagatacagggtctcaatgcgtggatgagaaggtggtgtaagggcAGAGGGTTTGtgggatttgtcaggaactggggaac contains these protein-coding regions:
- the LOC125425193 gene encoding nitric oxide synthase, inducible-like, encoding MRLRPRFIWPRSSVARGASVESGSVEGAGRPQRKEHLSRLEAVTKEIKTTGTYQLTVEELNFATRQAWRNAPRCIGRIQWSNLQVFDARSCATAKEMFEHLCQHLKYSTNGGNIRSTITVFPQRTDGKHDFRIWNVQLIQYAGYQTAEGSIVGDPANVEFTQ